TATATCTCCAGTCTCTGAGTTTATGTTTACAATGGATGAGACGGGAGTATTTTTTGGATTAGCATCTAACAATTTGTAAGTCAGTTTTGCATTACTGTCCAAATCAGGATCAAAGGCATTTATTGTATGAATAACAGAGCCAACAGGACTGTTCTCTTTAACATAAACATTGATCACAGGCTCCATGAAGCGAGGTGCATTATCATTGACATCAGAAACATGAACAGTAATGACCCTGATACTGGACAGAGGTGGACTTCCCTCATCTGTGGCTGTAATAGTGACATTGTACAGAGAAGTGTTTTCTCTGTCCAGTGGTCCATCTACGACTAATGAATAGTCATTTTTGTAGTTGGACTTGAGTTTAAAGGGAACAGACCCCACTACCTTACAGTTAGTTATACCATTGTTCCCCCCATCTTTATCACTGACTGTAACCAAAGCAACTATTGTCCCCAATTCTGCGTCTTCTTTAACTGGGGTCATGAGTGACGTCACGGATATTTCTGGGGCATTGTCATTCACATCAATTATCTCTATCAATAGTTTTGTGTGAGTACTCTTAGGAGAAAAGCCTTGATCCTTTGCCTGAACTCTGACCTCATACGCAGGCGTCTCTTCATAGTCTAATGTTCCCCTCACAGTGATTTCACCCGTTTCTGAATTTAGATGAAACATATTTGACGGATCGATATTTCCTCGTTTTATCAATGAATACAGGATCTTACTGTTCATGCCCTCGTCTAAATCTGTTGCATTTAACTTTATCACCACCGTTCCGGGTGCAACATTTTCATGCACACGTGCCTTATAAAGAGATTTGCTAAAAGTGGGTATATTATCATTGGCATCTTCAACATTAACATGTATTTGTAATGAACCCGATCTAGGAGGTTTACCTCCATCTACAGCGGTAAAGACAAGAGTGATCACggactgtttctctctgtctaaaGCTTTCTGCAGCACTAACTCAGCAGACACACCGTGTTCTCCACCGCTCTGCACATCAAGCGAGAAATGTTCATTCTGGCTCAGCTTGTACGTCTTCACGGAATGACTGCCTATGTCTGCGTCTACTGCTATGGGGAGAAGATACCGTTCTCCAGTTAAAGATGATTCAGAAATATTCAGAGAATACGTGTTCTCAATAAAAGCAGGCGAATTATCGTTTATATCTAAAACATTAACCTCTATGCGGTGTGCAGTCATTGGGTTGTTTAAAACGGCTTGAATTTTTAACGAGCATTTCACCACATTCGGACAAAGCTCCTCTCTGTCTATTCTCTCATCAACAAAAATGTTCCCGGTGCGCAAATTCACGTCAAAATATTTCTTACTGTAACTGGAAACAATACGTAGATCCCTGGTCTCCAGTTCATGTACATTGAGGTTTAAATCCTTTGCAATATTCCCCACTACGGTGCCTTTGTTCACCTCCTCGGAAATCGAGTAGGATAACTGCGAAGCAGACCGACCACAGAGACAAAGGAACACAACAATGTGAATCCAGACGTATTCCTTTTGTCCTCGGATATACATTGTTGATGCAACAACTGAACCCCGTCGATCATTTATCCTCAGTCCAGATATTTCCGTTCAAAGAAATGTAATTGTGTGGAAGCTCCTGCCCTTCTCGTCACAGCGCCTTCCGCGGGTGTACTAATGGTCGATGACGATTTCATTTTTTCCCATCCAGGGAGGAGTTTTGGATAggctatacacacacattcatgtctACGGTCTCCAGCGACATCATGTGGTGAATGAGCGGTAAGCAAATAAAATCCAGTGCATGACAAAGTCATATAATGTCAACATTACGAATTACATCAGTGATCGGGATGAAACGTGTGTTTTTACATCCGGAGTGTGGTAACCCTACAACTGAATATTTAGATGGCTAATCAAGCTATTTTATAGAGTACAAATAATTCAATATGTCCAGAAAGAAAATTAGTATTTAATTTAAGAGTGTAGCCATATGACTTTCAATCACTGCAGGAAGCTACAGAGACTACACACTGCCAACAAAAAGAgaagcaccatggacagcgccCTTTCACTACATTCAATGAAAGGAGGCATAACAAACCTATCAGATCACATCAGAATGACACCAGTATCCCATGTTGTTAACTCAGCACCACGTGAACTGATGTTTCATTTCAgataaaaacaacttaaatcAATTTATTATACAATAAAATGCGTTCAACAAGCATAAGTGTAGCAGGGTTTGAAGTTGAAGGCACACAAACCTACTTCGGCACTACGGAGAGCTTATTGCAAGACTagcaataactcaataaactgtATCCAGTGTTCCCACTGTTATAGACAACCTTTGTACCTAAAGAAAATGTCGAATCTTGGTATTTCAGCATAGACCATTTAACACACAGTATGTGACACATATTCTAAAAGTTTTCTTGTGGCTAAGCAACCGATTTTCACTATGTCCCAGCCTTCACGCGCAGCCAGAGTGTTGTAAAAGATGTATTAGTTTCTGTTTCAACAAGCATGATAAGTTAGGAGTCAGTGACAGATGTTTGTTTATGATGCTTGACTGACGTTTTACACTATCACCTtcttatttttcaatatattaCAAATCTTGACATTCAAAAGTGGCCAGGAAATGGCATCATTTTTTAtgacagtgttgccaactttTACAAGCACTCAAAACAAATGGCCTACCTTTTCTTTGTTGGGTAAAGTCTGAGTTCTGGTAAAAGTGTCTCCTCCGTTAATACTGATCAGCTCAGCATCTACAGGCGGAAATGGTGCGGGGAAAACCACTACGTCACTCTTGAGTGTGTCTGAGCTGAAACACACGTCATACTGCTGAGTAGCTTTGGAGTAAGACCAGCTCCCGTCAGGGTGGGTGGTGATCATTGGGGCGCTGTACCTGCTGAAAGTGCCGTCTGTCCTGTGGCATTTGACAGCTATTAAACTGATGAGGCTGAGCAGAAAGATGACTGACACGGACACAATGGCGATCAGCAGATAGAGGTTCAGCGCCGAGAAGCTGTCCTCCTTTATGGGCACATGTCTGAACTGAGTCTGGATGTCAGCTGTGCTctcaaccaccaccacctcaaTAGACACAGTAGCTGACAGGGAGGGTTCTCCGTTATCAGACACCAACACCAGCAAGGGGTGAGTTTTCAGGTCATTGTCACTCATTCTCCTCTTAGTCCTGATTTCTCCGGTGCTGGTTCCGATGCGGAAGAGGTTGTTTCCTTTGGGCTCAGAGAGGTGATAAGAGAGCAGCGCATTGTATCCAGAGTCTGCGTCTACAGCCCTGATCTTTGCTACAAAGTATCCCGCTTCAGCAGAATAGGGGATGCTTTCACTGTTAACGGAGCCGTGCTCAGAATATGGCGCGAGAATTGTTggattattgtcattttcatcCAGGATTAAAATGTTGACGGTCACGTTGCTGCTGAGCGGAGGAACACCAGAGTCTGTGGCCTGAACTTTAAACTGAAACGTTTTCAACTCCTCATAATTAAAGGCCTGCAGGCTGACTATATCTCCAGTCTCTGAGTTGATATTTAAAATTGAAGAAATAGGAATATTTTTTGGATTAGCATCTAACAATTTGTAAGTCAGTTTTGCATTACTGTCCAAATCAGGATCAAAGGCATTTATTGTATGAATAACAGAGCCAACAGGACTGTTCTCTTTAACATAAACATTGATCACAGGCTCCATGAAGCGAGGTGCATTATCATTGACATCAGAAACATGAACAGTAATGACCCTGATACTGGACAGAGGTGGACTTCCCTCATCTGTGGCTGTAATAGTGACATTGTACAGAGAAGTGTTTTCTCTGTCCAGTGGTCCATCTACGACTAATGAATAGTCGTTTTTGTAGTTGGACTTGAGTTTAAAGGGAACAGACCCCACTACCTTACTGTTAGTTACACCATTGTTTCCTCCATCTTTATCACTGACTGTAACCAAAGCAACTATTGTCCCCAATTCTGCGTCTTCTTTAACTGGGGTCATGAGTGATGTCACAGATATTTCTGGGACATTGTCATTCACATCAGTTATCTCTATTAGCACCTTAGCTTGTGCACTACGAGGAGTGGTACCCTGATCCTTTGCCTGAACTCTGACCTCATAAGCAGGCGTCTCTTCATAATCTAATATTCCCTTCACAGTGATTTCCCCTGTTTctgaatttaaattaaaaatatttgacGGATCAATATTTCCTCGTTTGATCAATGAATACAGGATCTTACTGTTCATGCCCTCGTCTAAATCTGTTGCATTTAACTTTATTACTACTGTTCCGGGTGCAGCATTTTCAGGCACACGTGCTTTATAAAGCGATTTGCTAAAAATGGGTATGTTATCATTGACATCTAAAACATTAACATGTATTCGTAATGAACCCGATCTAGGAGGTTTACCTCCATCCACAGCGGTCAGGAGAAGTGTGATCACtgactgtttctctctgtctaaaGCTTTCTGCAGCACTAACTCAGCAGACACACCATGTTCTCCACCGCTCTGCACATCTAGCGAGAAATGTTCATTCTGGCTCAGCTTGTACGTCTTCACCGAATTACTGCCTATGTCTGCGTCTTCCGCTATTGGGAGGAAATGTCGTTCTCCAGTTAAAGATGATTCAGAAATATTCAGAGAATACGTGTTCTCAATAAAAGCAGGCGAATTGTCGTTTATATCTAAAACATTAACCTCAATGCGGTGTGCAGTCATTGGGTTGTTTAAAACGGCTTGAATTTTTAACGAGCATTTCACCACATTCGGACAAAGCTCCTCTCTGTCTATCCTCTCATCAACAAAAATGTTCCCGGTGCGCAAATTCACGTCAAAATATTTCTTACTGTAACTGGAAACAATACGTAGATCCCTGGTCTCCAGTTCATGTACATTGAGGTTTAAATCCTTTGCAATATTCCCACTACGGTGCCTTTGTTCACCTCCTCGGAAATCGAGTAGGATAACTGCGAGGCAGACCGACCACAGAGACAAAGGAACACAACAATGTGAATCCAGACGTATTCCTTTTGTCCTCGGATATACATTGTTGATGCAACAACTGAACCCCGTCGATCATTTATCCTCAGTCCAGATATTTCCGTACAAAGAAATATAATAGTGTGGAAGCTCCTGCCCTTCTCGTCACAGCGCCTTCCGCGGGTGTACTAATGGCCGATGACGATTTCATTTTTTCCCATCCAGGGAGGAGTTTTGGATAggctatacacacacattcatgtctACGGTCTCCAGCGACATCATGTGGTGAATGATCGGTAAGCAAATAAAATCCAGTGTATGACAAAGTCATATAACGTCAACATTATGAATTACATCAATGATCGGGATTAAACGTGTGTTTTTTTACATCCGGAGTGTGGAAACCCTACAACTGAATATTTCGGTGGCTCATCAAGCTATTATATGAAATACAAAGAATATAATATATCAAGAAGGAAAATATCTCGGAGTTTAATTTCAGAGTGTAGCCATACTCCAGCTTTCCCATATTTATATTGTATCACAatttattgagaaaaaaaatttcTTTTACTGCAAGAACAGAAACTTCTTATTGACAACACAAAGACAAGCACCACGGACAGTGCCTTTTAACTTTATTCCATACTAAGAGGCATTGCAAATGTCAGATCACAGCAAATTGATACCAGCTGTAAACATCAGATGTTGCAGACTGAGGACCATGTCGACTGCTGTTTCAGTCCAGCTGAGGACCAACTAAGATCACTTTACACTGAAATGTGCTCAAAAAAGTAACAGGGTTTGGAGCTGCATGACACACAAGCATAATTCAGCACCTTGGACAACTGTATTTTAAAACAAGCAATAGACTAATTGGATCCTCCCACTGCAACACACGAGGATATTAAATTACAGGCCAGTTCAGGTAGAGGACATGTGACACAAGTCTGAAAGTGCTGTAAGTTATATTGATTTGTAACATATCCCAGCCATCAAGTCCAATCGGAGTATAGTCAAAGGTTATAGTAGTTTCTGTTTTAACAAGTGTGATAAACTAGGAGACAGTCCTATTTGTGGTGCCTGAATGACGTTACACACTACGTTCGTTGTTATTTATCAGAGGCAAACCAGGAAATGACATATTGTTAGGACAGCATTGCCAAGTTTTGCAAGCAGTCAGCACAAATGGCCTACCTTTTCTTTGTTGGGTAAAGTCTGAGTTCTGGTAAAAGTGTCTCCTCCATTTATACTGATCAGCTCAGCATCTACAGGCGGAAACGGTGCGGGGAAAACCACTACGTCACTCTTGAGTGTGTCTGAGCTGAAACACACGTCATACTGCTGAGTAGCTTTGGAGTAAGACCAGCTCCCGTCAGGGTGGGTGGTGATCATTGGGGCGCTGTACCTGCTGAAAGTGCCGTCTGTCCTGTGGCATTTGACAACTATTAAACTGATGAGGCTGAGCAGAAAGATGACTGACACGGACACAATGGCGATCAGCAGATAGAGGTTCAGCGCAGAGAAGCTGTCCTCCTTTATGGGCACATGTCTGAACTGAGTCTGGATGTCAGCTGTGCTctcaaccaccaccacctcaaTAGACACAGTAGCTGACAGGGAGGGTTCTCCGTTATCAGACACCAACACCAGCAAGGGGTGAGTTTTCAGGTCATTGTCACTCATTCTCCTCTTAGTCCTGATTTCTCCGGTGCTGGTTCCGATGCGGAAGAGGTTGTTTCCTTTGGGCTCAGAGAGGTGATAAGAGAGCAGCGCATTGTATCCAGAGTCTGCGTCTACAGCCCTGATCTTTGCCACAAAGTATCCCGCTTCAGCAGAATAGGGGATACTTTCACTGTTAACGGAGCCGTGCTCAGAATATGGCGCGAGAATTGTTggattattgtcattttcatcCAGGATTAAAACGTTGACAGTCACGTTGCTGCCGAGCGGAGGAACACCAGAGTCTGTGGCCTGAACTTTaaactgaaacattttcaacTCCTCATAGTTAAAAGACTGCAGGCTGACTATATCTCCAGTCTCTGAGTTGATGTTCACAACTGATGACACCGGAATATTTTTTGGATTAGCATCTAACAATTTGTAAGTCAGTTTTGCATTACTGTCCAAATCAGGATCAAAGGCATTTATTGTATGAATAACAGAGCCAACAGGACTGTTCTCTTTAACATAAACATTGATCACAGGCTCCATGAAGCGAGGTGCATTATCATTGACATCAGAAACATGAACAGTAATGACCCTGATACTGGACAGAGGTGGACTTCCCTCATCTGTGGCTGTAATAGTGACATTGTACAGAGAAATGTTTTCTCTGTCCAGTGGTCCATCTACGACTAATGAATAGTCATTTTTGTAGTTGGACTTGAGTTGAAAGGGAACAGACTCCACTACCTTACAGTTAGTTACACCATTGTTTCCTCCATCTTTATCACTGACTGTAACCAAAGCAACTATTGTCCCCAGTTCTGCGTCTTCTTTAACTGGGGTCATGAATGACGTCACAGATATTTCTGGGGTATTATCATTCACATCAATTATCTCTATCAGCAGTTTAGCATGTGCACTACGAGGAGTGGTGCCTTGATCCCTTGCCTGAACTCTGACCTCATAAGCAGGCGTCTCTTCATAATCTAATGTTCCCTTCACAGTGATTTCACCTGTTTCTGAATTTAGATAAAAAAATTTTGACGGATCAATATTTCCTCGTTTGATCAATGAATACAGGATCTTACTGTTCATGCCCTCGTCCAAATCTGTTGCATTTAACTGAATTACTACTGTTCTGGGTGCAGCATTTTCAGGCACACGCGCCTTATAAAGAGATTTGCTAAAAGTGGGTATGTTATCATTGACATCTAatatataaacatttatttgtaaCGACCCCGATCGAGGCGATTTTCCTCCATCTACAGCGGTCAGGAGAAGTGTGATCACtgactgtttctctctgtctaaaGCTTTCTGCAGCACGAGCTCAGCCGACACACCGTGTTCTCCACCGCTCTGCACATCTAGCGAGAAATGTTCATTCTGGCTCAGCTTGTACGTCTTCACGGAATGACTGCCTATGTCTGCGTCTACTGCTATGGGGAGAAGATATCGTTCTCCAGTTAAAGATGATTCGGAAATATTCAGAGAATACGTGTTCTCAATAAAAGCAGGCGAATTATCGTTTATATCTAAAACATTAACCTCTATGCGGTGTGCAGTCATTGGGTTGTTTAAAACGGCTTGAATTTTTAACGAGCATTTCACCACATTCGGACAAAGCTCCTCTCTGTCTATTCTCTCATCAACAAAAATGTTCCCGGTGCGCAAATTCACGTCAAAATATTTCTTACTGTAACTGGAAACAATACGTAGATCCCTGGTCTCCAGTTCATGTACATTGAGGTTTAAATCCTTTACAATATTCCCCACTACGGTGCCTTTGTTCACCTCCTCGGAAATCGAGTAGGATAACTGCGAGGCAGACCGACCACAGAGACAAAGGAACACAACAATGTGAATCCAGACGTATTCCTTTTGTCCTCGGATATACATTGTTGATGCAACAACTGAACCCCGTCGATCATTTATCCTCAGTTCAGATATTTCTGTTCAAAGAAATGCAATTGTGTGGAAGCTCCTGCCCTTCTCGTCACAGCGCCTTCCGCGGGTGTACTAATGGTCGGGGACGATTTCATTTTTTCCCATCCAGGGAGGAGTTTTGGATAggctatacacacacattcatgtctACGGTCTCCAGCGACATCATGTGGTGAATGAGCGGTAAGCAAATAAAATCCAGTGTATGACAAAATCATATAATGTCAACATTATGAATTACATCAATGATCGGGATTAAACGTGTGTTTTTACATCCGGAGTGTGGTAACCATATGACTAAATATTTAGATGGCTAATCAAGTTATTTTATAGAGTACAAATAATTCAATATGTCCAGAAAGAAAATTAGTATTTAATTTAAGAGTGTAGCCATATGACTTTCAATCACTGCAGGAAGCCACAGAGACTACACACTGCCAACACAAAGAcaagcaccatggacagcgccCTTTCACTACATTCAATGAAAGGAGGCATAACAAACCTATCAGATCACATCAGAATGACACCAATATCCCATGTTGTAAACTCACCACCACATCAACTGATGTTTCATTTCAGATAATTACAACTTAAATCAATTTATTATACAATAaaatgtgttcagcaagcataAGTGTAGCAGGGTTTGAAGTTGAAGGCACAAAAACCTACTTCGGCACTACGGAGAGCTTATTTCAATACTagcaataactcaataaactatATCAATGTTCCCACTGTTATAGACAACTTTTGTACCTAAAGAAAATGTTGAATCTTGGTATTTCAGCATAGACCATTTAACACACAGTATGTGACACACATTCTAAAAGTTTTCTTGTGGCTCAGCAACCGATTTTCACTATGTCCCAGCCTTCACGCACAGCCAGAGTGTTGTAAAAGATGTATTAGTTTCTGTTTCAACAAGCATGATAAGTTAGGAGTCAGTGACAGATGTTTGTTTATGATGCTTGACTGATGTTCTACACTATGAACTttcttatttttcaaaatattgtAAATCTTGACATTCAAAAGCAGCCAGGAAATGGCATCATTTTTTAtgacagtgttgccaactttTACGAGCACTCAAAACAAATGGCCTACCTTTTCTTTGTTGGGTAAAGTCTGAGTTCTGGTAAAAGTGTCTCCTCCGTTAATACTGATCAGCTCAGCATCTACAGGTGGAAACGGTGCGGGGAAAACCACTACGTCACTCTTGAGTGTGTCTGAGCTGAAACACACGTCATACTGCTGAGTAGCTTTGGAGTAAGACCAGCTCCCGTCAGGGTGGGTGGTGATCATTGGGGCGCTGTACCTGCTGAAAGTGCCGTCTGTCCTGTGGCATTTGACAGCTATTAAACTGATGAGGCTGAGCAGAAAGATGACTGACACGGACACAATGGCGATCAGCAGATAGAGGTTCAGCGCAGAGAAGCTGTCCTCCTTTATGGGC
This region of Epinephelus fuscoguttatus linkage group LG9, E.fuscoguttatus.final_Chr_v1 genomic DNA includes:
- the LOC125894504 gene encoding protocadherin alpha-2-like isoform X10, producing MYIRGQKEYVWIHIVVFLCLCGRSASQLSYSISEEVNKGTVVGNIVKDLNLNVHELETRDLRIVSSYSKKYFDVNLRTGNIFVDERIDREELCPNVVKCSLKIQAVLNNPMTAHRIEVNVLDINDNSPAFIENTYSLNISESSLTGERYLLPIAVDADIGSHSVKTYKLSQNEHFSLDVQSGGEHGVSAELVLQKALDREKQSVITLLLTAVDGGKSPRSGSLQINVYILDVNDNIPTFSKSLYKARVPENAAPRTVVIQLNATDLDEGMNSKILYSLIKRGNIDPSKFFYLNSETGEITVKGTLDYEETPAYEVRVQARDQGTTPRSAHAKLLIEIIDVNDNTPEISVTSFMTPVKEDAELGTIVALVTVSDKDGGNNGVTNCKVVESVPFQLKSNYKNDYSLVVDGPLDRENISLYNVTITATDEGSPPLSSIRVITVHVSDVNDNAPRFMEPVINVYVKENSPVGSVIHTINAFDPDLDSNAKLTYKLLDANPKNIPVSSVVNINSETGDIVSLQSFNYEELKMFQFKVQATDSGVPPLGSNVTVNVLILDENDNNPTILAPYSEHGSVNSESIPYSAEAGYFVAKIRAVDADSGYNALLSYHLSEPKGNNLFRIGTSTGEIRTKRRMSDNDLKTHPLLVLVSDNGEPSLSATVSIEVVVVESTADIQTQFRHVPIKEDSFSALNLYLLIAIVSVSVIFLLSLISLIVVKCHRTDGTFSRYSAPMITTHPDGSWSYSKATQQYDVCFSSDTLKSDVVVFPAPFPPVDAELISINGGDTFTRTQTLPNKEKPKVPSADWRYSASLRAGGVMQSSVHMEESSVMQGAQGVLVQNWPTASSAADAEGGEVSPPMGAGVDSNSWHFRYGPGGPGAPPQHLKPGEVPPEAFIIPGSPAIISIRQNQGGEDDKSDFITFGKKEEAKKKKKKKKEKKDKKDKGKDDGDE